The proteins below come from a single Dermacentor albipictus isolate Rhodes 1998 colony chromosome 7, USDA_Dalb.pri_finalv2, whole genome shotgun sequence genomic window:
- the LOC135915679 gene encoding uncharacterized protein: protein MEVVEVEGTKIAPEEVSVEAGWLVSHRKQRQTTQASSQLIHGSLRATASARTESTEQPALRRRAPRQPRLPKNDIKIVIRPRDGFNVSKLGDAQIRDSILQITGITTKEAEDDIYRSCKDNNVIVVSTPMMSNAEKYCRIRSLPIGAVRYAATAYVTPPEDTAKGVIHNIPSYDTEEDITNSLIYKKNPTILQARRMGKTNSVLIVFDGKQVPYHVYYRGAEYKCYLHKKRIEVCDICGTVGHRADVCPTPTQKKCKSCDTVNPPDDHPCHPCCALCGKDHPTGDKSCHRRFQTPHLLLQRRWERLRLGQQGADQEMGPSTSANGDSALPTPKSTLQPQAPERSNSRGRSRSRGRSRSRGRSQSQGRSHSRSGPDSTPPQQQGNTSLKTTTVKVQDAPPKVSWASIVSHTGHTTQPIATPVNTVSDATMHSFMQELRSLRAEIQELKTENANLKSQLADTQPKHLPSNADILPVPAIDCPQTTQQPTSHKRKALEPISKVATPAYTSEGNVNCEALTELQQRIERNLNEALDCKLATLLDASIAKALERAMDNLLTAKLETLLLPRIEQAYAAREQQRQENMYDTRKVLQDMVATLAQNHNTRLTELENTLLRPRAGPLKKPYSRPDKDGCE from the coding sequence ATGGAGGTAGTAGAGGTTGAAGGCACGAAAATAGCCCCCGAAGAAGTTTCCGTTGAAGCAGGGTGGCTTGTCAGCCACCGTAAGCAACGACAGACTACGCAGGCATCATCCCAACTCATACACGGATCCCTCCGTGCAACAGCAAGCGCACGCACCGAGAGTACCGAGCAGCCCGCACTACGACGACGCGCACCACGGCAACCACGACTTCCGAAGAAtgatatcaagatcgtcatacGCCCAAGAGACGGTTTCAACGTGTCCAAACTAGGAGACGCCCAGATACGCGACTCAATACTACAGATCACGGGCATTACAACCAAAGAAGCAGAGGACGACATTTACCGCTCATGCAAGGATAATAATGTCATTGTAGTTAGCACGCCAATGATGTCTAACGCCGAAAAATACTGTCGCATCCGCAGTCTCCCCATCGGAGCAGTCCGCTACGCTGCCACAGCATACGTCACACCGCCGGAGGACACAGCCAAAGGAGTCATACATAACATCCCTTCATATGACACGGAAGAAGACATTACCAACAGTCTCATTTACAAGAAGAACCCTACGATTCTGCAGGCCCGACGCATGGGCAAGACTAATTCAGTGCTCATCGTATTCGACGGAAAGCAAGTACCGTACCATGTCTACTACCGCGGAGCAGAATACAAATGCTATCTACATAAGAAGCGCATCGAGGTCTGCGACATCTGCGGGACCGtcggccacagggccgatgtatgccccactccaacccagaagaaatgcaagagctgTGACACAGTAAATCCACCGGATGATCACCCCTGTCACCCTTGCTGcgcgctctgcggcaaagaccacccgaCTGGTGATAAGTCTTGCCATCGCCGCTTCCAGACACCACACCTCCTACTCCAACGACGATGGGAACGCCTACGACTGGGACAACAAGGAGCTGACCAGGAGATGGGGCCATCGACTTCTGCAAATGGAGACTCAGCTCTGCCAACACCGAAGTCAACACTACAACCGCAGGCTCCCGAACGCAGCAATTCACGAGGACGCAGTCGGTCTCGTGGACGCAGCCGCTCCCGAGGTCGCAGTCAGTCACAAGGACGCAGTCACTCTCGGAGCGGACCGGATTCAACACCGCCGCAGCAGCAAGGAAACACAAGCCTTAAAACGACCACAGTAAAAGTGCAAGACGCACcccccaaggtaagctgggccagcattgtctcccacacaggtcacaccacacaacctatagcaaccccagtgaacacagttagtgacgctaccatgcacagcttcatgcaGGAGCTCCGATCCTTACGTGCTGAGATACAAGAACTCAAGACAGAAAACGCTAATCTCAAATCCCAACTTGCAGACACACAACCCAAGCATTTACCATCAAATGCAGACATCCTTCCTGTCCCTGCAATAGACTGCCCGCAAACCACCCAACAACCAACCTCGCACAAACGCAAAGCTCTCGAACCAATCTCAAAAGTAGCAACACCAGCATACACTTCAGAAGGAAATGTCAACTGTGAGGCCCTCACTGAGCtgcaacagcggatagaacgcaacctcaacgaagcattagattgtaagcttgccacattgctcgacgcctccattgcaaaagctctcgaacgcgcaatggacaacctccttacggcgaaactagaaacgctactactgcccagaattgagcaagcctatgcggcaagagaacaacagcgacaggaaaacatgtacgacacgcgcaaagtgcttcaagacatggtcgcaactttggctcaaaatcacaatacccgtttgacagaattggaaaacaccctactccgtcccagagcaggtcccctaaagaagccgtactcgcgtcccgacaaagatggctgcgagtaa